The Candidatus Desulfofervidus auxilii genomic sequence CGATAGATATTTAATTTATCTCCCGGATAAATTGACTTTTCCGTCTATAAAAAATTTCTGCAAATTCCTCGAACAAAATACACCTCAAGTTATAAAAAATTTTTATAATTGTTAGTCTATATTGTTTTTCTAAATTATTCACAATTTACATAATATTTTTTGATTTGACTTTTTCTTACATAATTATTTTTAATTTGATTTTTTTGTACTTTAGCGCTAGTTAGATAAAAAATTTTATAATTTCACTTTGAGGGTGAAATATGATGAAAAAAAGATGGGTATGGGCAGTAATAGGGGTAAGTTTATTTATTGGGATGTTTGCCTGTAGGAGCTTTTTCTCTCCGATTGTTTGTACACTACCTACCATTGAAGGGGCAAGTTATGTAGGGGCTAAAGTGTGTGCTGATTGTCATGAGGATATCTATAATGAGTTTAAAACAAGCATTCATGGTCGTCTTGCTTCTTTTGAGGCAGTGGGAGTTCAAAAAGGTTGTGAATCCTGCCATGGGCCTGGAAGTCTTCATGCAGAGGAAGGTGATTCTGAAAAGATTTTAAGCTTTTCAAAATTAAATTTTGCTCAAAAATCAGAGATATGTCTTCAGTGTCATGAAAAACCCTATTGGAGAAGCAGTGAGCATGTTTTAAATGGGAATGCCTGCACAGATTGTCATAAACTTCATACTACTAAAGAAAAACTGCTTACAAAACCAGAACCAAAGCTCTGTTATGACTGTCATAAGGACATAAGGATGAAAACTGTTTATCCTTCACATCATCCTATCTGGGAATCAGAAAGGACAGGAAGAAAAAGAATGACTTGTAATGACTGTCATGATGTTCATGGTTCTCCTATTAAGTGTTTAAAGACCGAAGAAAGAATAAATGACCTCTGCTTCAAGTGTCATGCAAAATATCAAGGGCCTTTTATTTATGAGCATCCACCTGTAGTTGAAGATTGCTGTATCTGTCATGAACCTCATGGAACAATAGCAAACAATCTTTTAAGACAAAATGAGCCTT encodes the following:
- a CDS encoding DmsE family decaheme c-type cytochrome — encoded protein: MMKKRWVWAVIGVSLFIGMFACRSFFSPIVCTLPTIEGASYVGAKVCADCHEDIYNEFKTSIHGRLASFEAVGVQKGCESCHGPGSLHAEEGDSEKILSFSKLNFAQKSEICLQCHEKPYWRSSEHVLNGNACTDCHKLHTTKEKLLTKPEPKLCYDCHKDIRMKTVYPSHHPIWESERTGRKRMTCNDCHDVHGSPIKCLKTEERINDLCFKCHAKYQGPFIYEHPPVVEDCCICHEPHGTIANNLLRQNEPFICLQCHEFHFHAGKESGVGELSKSTHKNILIENANETPVYHGAFPANGYKMAFTTKCTQCHSQIHGSDFPSQSVPGRGKALTR